The sequence ACGGAAAGGAGTGGCAGTATAAAAACATTAATCCACAGATAATTATAGAAAAAATGCTAATTGATAGTAATGGAGAGATTCCTTTGGATTATAAATTTCATTGTTTTAATAGTAAAATCGAATTTATTCAAGTAGATATAGGCCGATTTAAAGAACATAAAAGAAATTTTTATAATGTTGAATGGGAATTTATGCCTGTAAGATTAATTTATAATAATGCTAATGCTATAGAAAAACCAAATAAATTTAATGAGATGATTTTGTTAGCTGAAAAATTGGCAAAGGATTTTAATTATATCCGTGTGGATTTTTATAATATTAATGGAAAAATTTTTTTTGGAGAGCTTACTATAGAACCTGAATCAGGATTTGGACAATGGTATCCAAAAGAATATGATGAAATACTAGGTGCTATGATGAAAGGGTAGTGTATGTCAGATATTAAATTAAGTATAATAATGTCTGTATATAATTCAGAAAAGTATCTTCGAGAAGCGATTGAAAGCATATTAAATCAGTCATTTACAGAATTTGAATTTATCATTATCAATGATGGATCTGCCGATAATAGTTTGCAAATAATAGAGTCATATAAAGATGAAAGAATTGTATTAATAAATCAAAATAATACAGGTCTGGCAAAAGCATTAAATATTGGAATAGAGAAATCAAGAAGCAATTTTATAGCCCGTATGGACGCTGACGATATCTCTTTACCTGATAGGTTGCAAAAACAGTATGAATTTTTATTACAAAATCCGGAATATGTCGTTGTAGGTAGTAATGCA comes from Bacteroidales bacterium and encodes:
- a CDS encoding glycosyl transferase, translating into MYKYKKVFGKYPNLKNPTTFNEKMQWKKLYDRRDIYTTISDKCAVREYVADRIGEQYLVPIFGVYNNVDSIPFGTLPITFVIKPTHSSNRVRIVRNINEENLYKIKKECKKWMKENYYYYGKEWQYKNINPQIIIEKMLIDSNGEIPLDYKFHCFNSKIEFIQVDIGRFKEHKRNFYNVEWEFMPVRLIYNNANAIEKPNKFNEMILLAEKLAKDFNYIRVDFYNINGKIFFGELTIEPESGFGQWYPKEYDEILGAMMKG